The following coding sequences are from one Candidatus Omnitrophota bacterium window:
- a CDS encoding nucleoside hydrolase-like domain-containing protein encodes MNRYARLIGLFALMTVYLSGYAAEKPRVIVLTDISNEPDDEESLVRFLVYSNEYDVEGIIATTSVWLRQNPRLDLIQRDIQAYGQVRNNLLKHAQGYPAADRLMSVAKEGQTGFGMEAVGFGKSTEGSNHIVAVVDQPDERPIWISIWGGANTLAQALWDVKYARTESELKRFVSKLRVYTISDQDDAGRWLRIAYPDLYYIVTPSSVDSKEYYKAAWTGISGDRHYKNGPFEYFELVDNPWLTENVIENHGPLGALYPKLAYIMEGDTPSFLNLINNGLGSDQNPAYGGWGGRYVLHQSYAETHPIYTNSRDTVTARDGSTYTTAQATVWRWREAFQYDFAARMDWCVAKNFQDANHNPVAIINAMPGKDILELNVKPGDKVELSCEGSSDPDGDKFDTSWFVYPEAGTYSGVVELSNSQGAKTAFIAPPIKERSTIHVILQLKDHGTPPLFSYRRAIVLVEP; translated from the coding sequence ATGAACCGATATGCAAGATTAATCGGATTATTCGCTTTGATGACCGTATATCTTAGTGGGTACGCTGCAGAAAAACCCCGCGTTATCGTTCTCACCGATATCTCCAACGAACCGGATGATGAGGAATCGCTCGTGCGTTTTCTGGTATACAGCAATGAATACGATGTCGAAGGGATCATCGCCACAACCTCAGTATGGCTGCGCCAGAATCCAAGACTGGACTTAATTCAGCGGGACATCCAAGCATACGGCCAGGTGCGGAATAATCTGTTGAAACATGCCCAAGGCTATCCCGCCGCAGATCGCTTGATGTCAGTCGCCAAAGAGGGGCAGACTGGATTCGGAATGGAAGCAGTGGGATTCGGAAAAAGCACGGAGGGTTCCAACCATATCGTTGCTGTAGTGGATCAACCCGATGAGCGCCCCATTTGGATTTCGATATGGGGAGGAGCCAATACGTTGGCGCAAGCGTTGTGGGATGTAAAATACGCGCGAACGGAGTCGGAATTAAAGCGATTCGTATCCAAGCTGCGGGTGTATACCATCTCCGATCAAGACGATGCGGGGCGTTGGCTGCGCATCGCTTATCCCGATTTATATTACATCGTCACTCCCAGCAGCGTCGATTCGAAGGAATACTACAAAGCCGCCTGGACGGGGATTTCTGGAGACCGGCACTATAAAAACGGGCCGTTTGAATATTTCGAGCTGGTGGATAATCCTTGGCTGACGGAAAACGTGATCGAGAATCACGGGCCTTTGGGCGCGTTGTATCCCAAACTGGCTTATATCATGGAAGGCGATACTCCTTCCTTTTTGAATCTCATCAACAATGGTTTGGGCAGCGATCAAAATCCCGCGTACGGCGGTTGGGGAGGCCGTTACGTTCTTCACCAATCCTATGCGGAAACGCATCCCATCTATACCAACAGCCGCGATACAGTGACTGCGCGAGATGGTTCGACTTACACCACGGCTCAGGCAACCGTCTGGCGCTGGCGGGAGGCGTTTCAATACGATTTCGCCGCGCGTATGGATTGGTGCGTTGCGAAAAACTTTCAAGACGCCAACCATAATCCCGTTGCAATCATCAACGCTATGCCGGGTAAGGATATTCTCGAATTGAATGTCAAACCAGGAGATAAAGTCGAGTTATCCTGCGAAGGATCGAGCGATCCTGACGGCGACAAATTCGATACATCCTGGTTTGTTTATCCGGAAGCGGGAACCTATTCGGGTGTAGTTGAATTATCCAATTCTCAAGGAGCCAAGACCGCGTTTATTGCCCCTCCGATAAAAGAACGATCTACCATTCACGTCATTCTCCAGTTAAAAGATCATGGGACTCCACCGCTATTCAGTTATCGCCGGGCGATTGTGTTGGTGGAACCGTAA
- a CDS encoding cyclic nucleotide-binding domain-containing protein, with product MSLLKILKETNVDLAKDIRLYPPGHVLIRQGEAGTCAYMLLSGMLKVEREVNGKPLFITEVKPVNIVGEMSILSDSPRSATVTVVENAKLLKIEKIRIKTMIRRYPDIGEALLKLLCAKLNRANEILEEYHKYYIEYAAVHDNPTLDIT from the coding sequence ATGAGTCTGCTCAAAATTCTTAAAGAAACCAACGTGGATCTCGCCAAGGATATCCGTCTTTATCCCCCCGGCCATGTATTGATTCGCCAGGGCGAAGCGGGAACATGCGCTTATATGCTTCTGTCCGGCATGTTGAAAGTCGAACGCGAAGTCAACGGCAAACCGCTTTTCATCACCGAAGTGAAACCGGTCAATATTGTAGGCGAAATGTCCATCCTCAGCGACAGTCCGCGATCCGCCACTGTCACCGTCGTTGAGAACGCCAAGCTGCTGAAAATAGAAAAAATCCGCATCAAAACCATGATCCGCCGTTATCCCGATATTGGAGAAGCGCTATTGAAACTTCTATGCGCCAAATTGAACCGCGCCAACGAAATCCTGGAGGAATATCACAAGTATTACATTGAATACGCCGCAGTTCATGATAATCCAACATTGGATATAACATAA
- a CDS encoding cyclic nucleotide-binding domain-containing protein — MMTNYFLFESENEIVEAAKGQVLMRQGEPGTCAFLLVEGKLKVELEKKPPPVFIAEITPIDIVGEIAILSGKPRCATVTAIENSKLIRLEKSRLKFLFRRNPEAAEFIVKLLCAKLIGANEFIAEHCEYERQFSGEFKKWMEMED; from the coding sequence ATGATGACGAATTATTTTTTGTTCGAGTCGGAAAATGAAATCGTCGAAGCGGCCAAAGGCCAGGTTCTGATGCGCCAGGGCGAGCCGGGGACGTGCGCCTTTCTTTTGGTGGAAGGAAAACTAAAAGTGGAATTGGAAAAAAAACCGCCTCCTGTTTTCATTGCGGAAATCACTCCCATCGATATCGTAGGCGAAATAGCCATCTTAAGCGGCAAGCCGCGCTGCGCCACTGTGACGGCGATCGAAAACTCGAAATTGATCCGCCTGGAAAAATCTCGGCTCAAATTTTTATTCCGGCGCAATCCCGAAGCAGCTGAATTTATTGTAAAACTCCTTTGCGCCAAACTCATCGGCGCCAATGAATTTATCGCCGAACACTGCGAATATGAAAGACAATTTTCCGGCGAATTCAAAAAATGGATGGAAATGGAGGATTAG
- a CDS encoding deoxyhypusine synthase → MPRKEDFLKETIQHIDMTKHNVVPLVEAMRGMAFSARDLSRAAEIYDRMLMDKDCAVILCLAGSLISAGLKRIFADMIRLNMVDAVVSTGANIVDQDFLEALGFRHYIAEDRLKAGLDDDVLRSLHIDRIYDTLIDEDDLRQCDETIRKIADELEPHPYSSREFIMEMGAYLERTKPETADSIVFEAYKKELPIFCPAFSDCSAGFGLVAHQSARGDAPKVSLDSAKDFLELTQIKIRNKETGLFMIGGGVPKNFAQDIVVAAEVLGNDAPMHKYAIQVTVADVRDGALSGSTLKEASSWGKVDTVFEQMVYSEATLAVPLIAGYAYFKENWKSREARGLNHLFETAPII, encoded by the coding sequence ATGCCGAGAAAGGAAGACTTTCTCAAAGAGACGATTCAACATATCGACATGACGAAACATAATGTCGTTCCCCTCGTGGAAGCTATGCGCGGCATGGCTTTCAGCGCGAGAGACCTGTCCCGCGCGGCGGAGATTTACGACCGCATGTTGATGGACAAGGATTGCGCCGTTATTCTTTGCCTGGCGGGATCGCTGATCAGCGCCGGATTGAAGCGGATTTTCGCGGATATGATCCGTCTTAATATGGTGGACGCCGTAGTCAGCACGGGCGCCAACATCGTCGATCAGGATTTTTTGGAAGCGCTGGGATTCCGTCACTACATCGCCGAAGACCGCCTCAAGGCGGGATTGGACGACGACGTCTTGCGCAGCCTGCATATCGACCGCATCTACGATACGCTGATCGACGAGGACGACCTGCGCCAATGCGACGAAACCATTCGGAAGATCGCCGACGAATTGGAGCCGCACCCCTACTCATCGCGGGAATTCATCATGGAGATGGGCGCTTATCTGGAACGGACGAAACCGGAAACGGCGGACAGCATCGTTTTTGAAGCCTATAAAAAAGAGCTGCCCATCTTCTGTCCCGCCTTCAGCGACTGTTCGGCGGGATTCGGACTCGTGGCGCACCAATCGGCGCGGGGAGACGCGCCCAAGGTGAGCCTCGACAGCGCCAAGGATTTTCTCGAATTGACGCAGATCAAAATCCGCAACAAAGAGACGGGATTGTTCATGATCGGCGGCGGCGTTCCCAAAAATTTCGCTCAGGACATCGTCGTGGCGGCGGAAGTGCTGGGCAACGACGCGCCGATGCACAAATACGCAATTCAGGTAACAGTGGCGGACGTACGCGACGGCGCGCTTTCCGGCAGCACGCTCAAGGAAGCCAGCAGCTGGGGCAAGGTGGATACGGTTTTCGAGCAGATGGTCTACAGCGAAGCGACGCTGGCGGTTCCGTTGATCGCCGGATACGCCTATTTCAAGGAAAACTGGAAGAGCCGGGAAGCGCGCGGCTTGAACCATCTATTCGAAACGGCGCCGATTATATGA
- a CDS encoding arylsulfatase, translating into MPLKVTFTRREFLEKSGQGLLAGSAAFMASSQTIAHESAAKPPNVILILTDDQGYGDLGVHGNDKIRTPNIDRFAGESVEFTQFFVSPVCAPTRASLMTGRYNYRTGVVDTYLGRAMMHGGETTLAELLGGTGYRTGIFGKWHLGDNYPMRPIDQGFQEALVHNGGGIGQPADPPGNRYHNPILQRNGKAEKHEGYCTDIFTSAAIGFIRENRQRPFFCYLATNAPHTPLQIDDSYVKPYLDMGLDETTAKVYGMVTNIDDNIGNLLAELRTLGLERNTIVIFLTDNGPQQTRYTAGLRGLKGQVYEGGIRTSFFIRWPERIQTGAKIDRIAAHIDILPTLLEACGVSKPDNLAIDGKSLLPLLTQKTPAWPDRTLYFQWHRGDEPILFRNCAARGQRYKLINGEELYDMNADPGEKNDIAAVHPDIAAAMRKDCEKWFRDVSSSRGYAPPRIQLGTPYENPTILTRQDWRGPRAGWSKDSLGYWEVETAAAGTYKIILRFDPVQNASEAHFQLSSATATQPIQKGEDSCIFSSVSLNSGAGRLEAWIESNGNSVGVNYVDVSKQP; encoded by the coding sequence ATGCCTTTAAAAGTTACCTTCACCCGCCGGGAGTTTTTGGAAAAAAGCGGCCAAGGTCTTCTGGCGGGTTCCGCCGCCTTTATGGCGTCCTCGCAGACGATCGCTCATGAGTCCGCCGCCAAGCCGCCTAATGTGATTCTCATTCTTACCGACGACCAAGGCTATGGCGACCTTGGCGTTCATGGCAACGATAAGATACGTACACCGAACATCGACCGATTTGCCGGGGAAAGCGTGGAGTTTACGCAATTCTTCGTTTCTCCCGTCTGCGCCCCAACGCGCGCCAGCCTCATGACCGGACGCTACAATTATCGCACCGGCGTCGTCGACACCTATTTAGGCCGCGCCATGATGCACGGCGGCGAAACCACGCTCGCCGAATTGCTCGGCGGGACGGGCTATCGCACGGGCATCTTCGGCAAGTGGCATCTGGGCGACAATTACCCTATGCGCCCCATCGACCAGGGTTTCCAGGAGGCGCTGGTTCATAATGGCGGCGGCATCGGCCAGCCCGCCGATCCTCCAGGCAATAGGTATCACAATCCCATTCTTCAACGCAACGGCAAGGCGGAAAAACACGAAGGTTATTGCACGGACATCTTCACTTCCGCCGCCATCGGCTTCATCCGCGAGAACCGCCAGCGTCCCTTTTTCTGCTATCTCGCGACCAACGCTCCCCATACGCCGCTGCAAATCGACGATTCTTACGTCAAACCTTACTTGGATATGGGCCTCGACGAGACAACTGCCAAAGTCTACGGCATGGTAACCAACATCGACGACAACATCGGCAATTTGTTGGCCGAATTGAGAACCCTCGGCCTGGAACGCAACACGATCGTCATTTTCCTCACTGACAACGGCCCGCAGCAGACTCGTTATACGGCTGGACTGCGCGGCTTAAAAGGGCAAGTCTATGAAGGGGGCATTCGCACCTCTTTCTTCATCCGCTGGCCGGAGCGTATACAAACGGGCGCGAAAATTGACCGCATCGCTGCTCATATCGACATTCTGCCGACTTTGCTCGAAGCCTGCGGCGTTTCCAAACCCGATAATCTCGCCATCGATGGAAAAAGCCTGCTACCGCTCCTGACGCAAAAAACTCCCGCTTGGCCTGATCGCACGCTGTATTTTCAATGGCATCGCGGCGACGAACCCATTCTCTTCCGCAACTGCGCCGCCCGCGGCCAACGCTATAAACTCATTAATGGCGAAGAACTCTACGATATGAATGCCGATCCCGGCGAAAAGAACGATATCGCCGCCGTCCATCCGGATATCGCCGCTGCCATGCGTAAAGATTGCGAGAAATGGTTCCGCGACGTTTCGTCCTCGCGCGGCTATGCTCCCCCCCGTATTCAACTAGGAACGCCGTATGAAAATCCTACGATCCTCACTCGCCAAGACTGGCGCGGCCCCCGCGCCGGTTGGAGCAAAGATTCTCTCGGATATTGGGAAGTCGAAACAGCCGCAGCGGGAACGTATAAAATCATCTTGCGCTTTGATCCCGTCCAAAACGCCTCTGAAGCCCATTTTCAACTGAGCAGCGCAACCGCGACCCAGCCTATACAAAAAGGAGAGGACTCTTGTATATTCTCTTCTGTATCCTTGAACTCCGGCGCGGGAAGACTGGAAGCCTGGATTGAATCGAATGGAAATTCGGTTGGCGTAAATTATGTAGACGTAAGCAAACAACCATAA